One part of the Ursus arctos isolate Adak ecotype North America unplaced genomic scaffold, UrsArc2.0 scaffold_14, whole genome shotgun sequence genome encodes these proteins:
- the ZMYND15 gene encoding LOW QUALITY PROTEIN: zinc finger MYND domain-containing protein 15 (The sequence of the model RefSeq protein was modified relative to this genomic sequence to represent the inferred CDS: substituted 1 base at 1 genomic stop codon), with protein MEFVSGYRDEFLDFAALLFGWFRKFAAERGAVGASLEGRWRQLEAQIRRLPQDPALWVLHVLPNRSVGISLGQGAEPGPGPGLGAARFLGDEPPLHLRDLSPYVSFVSLEEGEEVEEEEEEEEEEEEEKNGEEEGAGMEKVDPEDDGEPAPTSRKSPQEANPPGETEEAEQEAGGGEGGCREDKAEDEPGPERRKGRRSEATPLHLSCLLLVTDEHGTILGIDLLMDGTQESAGKGSGTENLAPRAYALLCHSMACPMGSGDPRKPRQLTVGDAQLHRDLESLVPRLGVKLAKTPMRTWGPRPGFTFASLRARTCHVCHRHSFEVKLTPCPQCSAVLYCGETCLRADWRRCPDDVSHRFWCPRLAGFMERAGELATLPFTYAAEVTSETFNKEAFLASRGLTRGYWTQLSMLIPGPGTPRHPRGSTPALSLLLSGDPYQLLQGDGPAVMPPVPPDPPRALFGSWQDYYTWRGLSLDSPMAVLLTYPLTVYYVITHLVPQSFPELNIQNKQSLKIHVVEAGKEFDLVMVFWELLVLLPHVALELQFVGDGLPPDSDQQHFTLQRDGPEVSVRPGSGVSARLSSSTKEKGGRRDLQIKVSARPYHLLQGPKPDLVIGKSLGXDCGDLGEGRGRQLPPTLPRSAGFNSGFGLKDTWLSSLPRLQVGDGPKGTCSPLLPHPHPPPPPKASSSHPLPQTRGAPRALLTLSVCLCACLVPLPLPVCLGPRFPPPSEPLAPGEGLGGGAAPGVRGPRPPQSLRVPAFFTESSEYGCVMDDQTMAVATGGGTSPPRPNPFRSPFRLRAADNCMPWYCNAFIFHLVYKPPQGSGSRPAPGPAPPVPTPAAPPAPARRRRGEKKPGRGARRRR; from the exons ATGGAGTTTGTGTCTGGATACCGAGATGAGTTCCTTGATTTCGCTGCCCTCCTGTTTGGCTGGTTCCGAAAGTTCGCCGCGGAGCGTGGGGCTGTAGGGGCCAGCCTGGAGGGCCGCTGGCGCCAGCTGGAGGCTCAGATCAGAAGGctgccccaggaccctgcccTTTGGGTGCTCCATGTCTTGCCCAACCGAAGCGTGGGTATCAgcctggggcaaggggcagagccaggccctggACCAGGCCTGGGGGCTGCCCGGTTCCTGGGAGATGAGCCCCCACTCCACCTGCGAGACCTAAGCCCCTATGTCAGCTTTGTcagcctggaggaaggggaggaagtggaggaggaagaggaggaggaggaggaggaggaggaggaaaagaatggagaggaggagggtgcCGGCATGGAGAAGGTAGACCCAGAGGACGATGGCGAGCCAGCCCCCACCAGCAGGAAGTCCCCCCAGGAAGCAAACCCTCCAGGGGAGACAGAGGAGGccgagcaggaggcaggaggcggTGAGGGTGGCTGCCGAGAGGACAAGGCGGAGGACGAACCGGGCCCTGAGAGGAGGAAGGGGCGGAGAAGCG AGGCTACCCCCCTGCACCTTTCCTGCCTCTTACTGGTGACCGATGAACACGGCACCATCTTGGGCATTGACCTGCTAATGGATGGAACCCAGGAGAGTGCCGGCAAGGGCTCAGGGACCGAGAACCTGGCTCCTCGGGCCTATGCGCTCCTCTGCCACAGCATGGCCTGTCCGATGGGCTCCGGAGACCCTCGAAAGCCCCGACAGCTCACCGTGGGAGATGCCCAGCTGCATCG AGATTTGGAGAGTCTGGTCCCGAGGCTGGGAGTGAAGTTAGCCAAGACCCCAATGCGGACATGGGGTCCCCGGCCAGGCTTCACGTTTGCCTCCCTCCGGGCTCGAACCTGCCACGTCTGTCATAGGCATAGCTTTGAGGTGAAGCTGACACCTTG CCCCCAGTGCAGCGCTGTCTTGTACTGTGGAGAGACTTGTCTCCGGGCCGACTGGCGGCGATGCCCAGATGACGTGAGCCACCGGTTTTGGTGCCCAAGGCTTGCAGGCTTCATGGAGCGGGCCGGGGAGCTGGCGACTCTGCCTTTTACCTACGCTGCAG agGTGACCAGTGAAACCTTCAACAAGGAGGCCTTTCTGGCCTCACGGGGCCTCACTCGCGGCTACTGGACCCAGCTCAGCATGCTGATTCCAGGCCCTGgcacccccaggcaccccaggggcAGCACGCCAGCCCTCAGCCTTCTTCTCAGTG GAGATCCCTACCAGCTTCTCCAGGGGGATGGGCCCGCCGTGATGCCTCCTGTGCCCCCAGATCCACCCAGGGCCCTCTTTG GCTCATGGCAGGATTACTACACGTGGAGGGGCCTCAGCTTGGACTCCCCCATGGCCGTGCTTCTCACCTACCCGTTGACTGTGTATTATGTCATCACCCACCTGGTGCCCCAGTCCT TCCCTGAGCTCAACATCCAGAACAAGCAGTCACTGAAAATCCACGTGGTGGAAGCCGGGAAGGAGTTTGACCTTGTCATGGTGTTTTGG GAGCTCTTGGTCTTGCTCCCTCACGTGGCCCTGGAACTGCAGTTTGTGGGTGACGGCCTGCCCCCCGACAGTGACCAGCAGCATTTTACCCTGCAGAGG GATGGACCAGAAGTGTCTGTCCGTCCTGGTTCCGGGGTATCCGCGCGGCTCAGCTCCAGCACTAAGGAGAAGGGGGGCCGCAGAGACCTGCAGATCAAGGTGTCTGCACGGCCCTACCACCTGCTGCAGGGGCCCAAACCTGACCTGGTTATCGGTAAGAGCCTGGGGTAGGATTGTGGAGACCTGGGAGAAGGCCGTGGGCGACAGCTCCCGCCCACTCTCCCTCGGTCTGCAGGATTTAACTCTGGCTTCGGTCTCAAGGACACTTGGCTGAGCTCGCTGCCCCGGCTacaggtgggggatgggccaaAAGGGACCTGCTCCCCCCTCCTGccacacccccaccctcctcctcctccgaaagcctcttcttcccaccctctgccccagaCCCGGGGCGCGCCCAGGGCCCTCCTgaccctgtctgtctgtctgtgtgccTGCCTCGTGCCTCTCCCCCTCCCGGTCTGTCTGGGTCCCCGGTTTCCACCCCCGTCTGAGCCCCTGGcgcctggggaggggctgggcggAGGCGCTGCTCCGGGAGTCAGAGGCCCGCGCCCACCGCAGTCCCTCCGAGTCCCGGCCTTCTTCACCGAGAGCAGCGAGTACGGCTGTGTGATGGACGACCAGACCATGGCGGTGGCCACGGGAGGGGGCACGAGCCCCCCGCGGCCCAACCCCTTCCGCTCCCCCTTTCGCCTGCGAGCCGCCGACAACTGCATGCCCTG GTACTGCAACGCCTTCATCTTCCACCTGGTCTACAAGCCCCCGCAGGGGAGCGGTTCCCGACCGGCGCCCGGGCCCGCGCCCCCGGTCCCGACCCCCGCCGCgccgcccgcccccgcccgcaGGCGCCGAGGGGAGAAGAAACCCGGGCGGGGGGCCCGCCGGCGCAGGTGA
- the CXCL16 gene encoding C-X-C motif chemokine 16, which translates to MSQFRGAWFLTLFVLLVLLPPPGHGNEGSVIGSCYCHTAIRSGSPTTGEFLAHLRKHLRAYDRCNSYIRFQLHSRSVCGGSKDSWVQRLMSCFDRKECGYAKSGSATPQKHLRPPSTQVPEPTQRAPLDMGSPAQTYLPPASQSTVQPTLPAGAPSLDKKLTHANEIAASTEGHGLGAGPEAGERQKQLEEKVGPSAGTSAMVPVLSLLTIVFLLTIVLLYVLCKRRREQLLQHSPDLQLHYTPMASDSNA; encoded by the exons ATGAGCCAGTTCCGGGGCGCCTGGTTCCTCACGCTCTTCGTCCTGCTGGTGCTGCTGCCTCCGCCAG GCCATGGCAACGAGGGCAGCGTCATCGGCAGTTGTTACTGCCACACGGCGATTCGTTCCGGCTCCCCTACAACGGGGGAGTTCCTGGCACATCTCCGAAAACACCTGAGAGCCTACGATCGCTGTAATTCCTACATCAG GTTCCAGCTACACTCCCggagtgtgtgtgggggcagCAAAGATTCCTGGGTTCAACGGTTGATGAGCTGCTTTGATCGCAAAG AATGTGGATACGCTAAGTCTGGGAGTGCGACCCCCCAGAAGCATTTACGTCCTCCCAGCACCCAGGTTCCTGAGCCCACACAGAGGGCACCTTTAGACATGGGCTCCCCTGCTCAGACGTACCTGCCACCTGCCTCGCAGTCTACCGTGCAGCCCACGCTTCCAGCAGGAGCTCCATCCTTGGACAAAAAGCTCACCCACGCCAATGAAATCGCTGCATCCACTGAGGGCCATGGTCTGGGGGCTGGGCctgaggctggggagaggcagaagcagctgGAAGAAAAAGTGGGGCCTTCGGCTGGGACCTCAGCCATGGTGCCAGTGCTGTCCCTCCTGACCATCGTCTTCCTTCTCACCATCGTCCTCCTGTACGTGCTGtgcaagaggaggagggagcagttACTGCAGCACTCTCCAG ATTTGCAGCTTCATTACACACCCATGGCATCGGACTCCAACGCCTGA